From the Solanum stenotomum isolate F172 chromosome 4, ASM1918654v1, whole genome shotgun sequence genome, one window contains:
- the LOC125863323 gene encoding chlorophyllase-2-like: protein MGKVRDDGIALDFEVGDEVVKIINVKSSSLPCPLLVFSPTTEGSYPILLFFHGFGLQPDCYKSLLLHISSHQYIAVAPKFSLMTSRCEVRKARKVAEWLSAKKLNSVLPEKVLPDLHKVAVSGHSRGGKTAFALALAYGSGSKGESITSGKATRKQKQPPLKISALLGIDPVAKGSSCLCSSNILQFIPYSFNHSVPVAVIGTGLSNKRAYGVCPPDAPNGVNHAEFFNESKPPCYYFLAKNYGHADMLDDGNKMTTLMGIMKKKGKKESKEDLRRTIGGLFVAFFKAYLEGQADDLINIIESPSIRCPIKLDPVISIEE from the exons GGGAAGGTACGCGATGATGGTATAGCATTAGATTTCGAAGTAGGAGATGAAGTTGTTAAGATAATCAACGTCAAGAGCTCTTCCTTGCCATGTCCATTATTAGTATTTTCGCCGACTACAGAAGGTTCCTATCccattttactatttttccatGGATTCGGTCTCCAACCCGACTGCTACAAGTCCCTCCTCCTACATATTTCTTCCCATCAATATATCGCCGTTGCTCCTAAG TTCTCTCTAATGACATCTCGATGCGAAGTAAGAAAAGCAAGAAAAGTAGCAGAGTGGTTATCAGCTAAGAAGCTGAACTCAGTCCTGCCGGAGAAAGTTCTTCCGGACCTCCACAAAGTCGCAGTCTCAGGCCACAGCAGAGGAGGTAAAACAGCATTCGCCTTAGCTTTAGCCTATGGATCAGGTAGCAAGGGCGAATCCATCACTTCAG GAAAGGCAACCCGAAAACAAAAACAACCCCCTCTCAAAATTTCAGCACTCCTCGGAATTGATCCTGTTGCTAAAGGGTCCTCTTGTTTGTGCTCTTCCAACATTCTCCAATTTATTCCTTACAGTTTCAATCATTCAGTCCCCGTAGCTGTAATTGGTACCGGCTTGTCAAACAAACGAGCATATGGTGTCTGTCCGCCCGATGCACCAAATGGGGTTAATCATGCTGAGTTTTTCAACGAGAGTAAACCACCTTGTTACTATTTTTTGGCTAAGAATTATGGCCATGCTGATATGTTGGATGATGGAAACAAAATGACGACTTTGATGGgaattatgaagaaaaaagggaaaaaggaatCAAAGGAAGATCTAAGAAGGACTATAGGAGGACTTTTCGTGGCTTTTTTCAAGGCTTATTTGGAAGGTCAAGCTgatgatttaattaatattattgaatCACCTAGTATTCGTTGTCCTATTAAACTTGATCCTGTTATATCCATCGAAGAGTAA